One window from the genome of Salvia miltiorrhiza cultivar Shanhuang (shh) chromosome 7, IMPLAD_Smil_shh, whole genome shotgun sequence encodes:
- the LOC130994418 gene encoding putative late blight resistance protein homolog R1A-10 encodes MAAYAALASLLNNIEQMMRHPTLSTSFDNIQIQFLEEKAALLLDFIETYNYVGGVSEEVQDLESLIASAAHTAEDMIESHIVNQLLPLSAHDREAAFSFSLYLQKKRAIEEKNEAAVGDVDQFHGESNLSNFDYLRQIIEDMDAIIHKASELKEKQRFREEHSTPPLTLSLTRTREETAVVGFGDELIQLLDELTGHRSNLHIISIVGMGGMGKTTLAKHIYANQLIVEHFHIRAWATISQQYDAKQILQQLVSSLGKSSDKNVDGLGEQLHKTLSGRRYLIILDDIWSVEAWDEVRCFFPDNGSGSRILLTTRLSDVANGCGSSCFSKNLLDGSESWELFCKKAFQNEDCPSELEEVGREIVRSCKGLALSIVVIGGSLLKSPRTVGYWKSVAKDIESSPNSKEKEESLDVLFSSYNHLPSYLKPCFLHIGVLKHINYEKLNISSIIQLWVAEGILKSNGGRVLEDIAEDYLKELMNRNLILVEKRSRNRKMKSCDMHDLLRDLCLKVAEHQGFFHVIPRGSVRGKERRLVYHNDTSRLARSIMNCRLLKVESHKHRLLRILDVYSNRSVEELLGCVNLRYLAFLNFHRALELPSSLSLVWNLHALIFDCNARVVAPIEIWKMRQLRHFRCYEIYLPQPDGQDEMFILENLHTLGNAVNLRLSEDVCNIIPNIKILHLRYDRLLQGWDDSLMECLCNLDRLRKLESLKLRGWWGHYKLNEVLTFPNSLNKLFLSGFNFDWEDLTMIGSLPLLQVLEVRGNWVMEGMRTWSPIDGQFQRLKFLKIYDCFLRCWNADSCHFPILEKLLLVDIYELEEIPWGIGEIPTLKLIHLHLCRNSATISALKIKEEQLQYQENDDDLQIQIHVSPFGLERFMAMVETEGLTLNNVQFNQFG; translated from the coding sequence ATGGCAGCTTATGCAGCTCTTGCTTCTCTCTTGAACAACATTGAGCAGATGATGAGGCATCCTaccctttccacttctttcgaCAACATTCAGATCCAATTTCTTGAGGAGAAGGCTGCTTTGTTGCTTGATTTCATTGAGACCTATAACTATGTTGGTGGAGTTAGCGAAGAAGTACAAGATCTGGAAAGCCTAATCGCATCTGCAGCTCATACAGCTGAAGATATGATTGAATCTCACATCGTCAATCAACTCCTTCCTCTTTCAGCTCATGATCGCGAAGcagctttcagtttttcttTGTATCTACAGAAAAAAAGggcaattgaagagaaaaatgAAGCTGCAGTTGGAGATGTTGATCAATTTCATGGTGAATCTAACCTCAGCAACTTTGACTATCTGCGGCAGATAATTGAAGACATGGATGCTATCATCCACAAGGCCAGTGAGTTGAAGGAGAAACAGAGATTCAGAGAGGAGCATTCAACGCCTCCTCTTACTCTTAGTCTTACTCGGACCAGAGAAGAAACTGCTGTGGTGGGATTTGGTGATGAGTTGATTCAACTTCTTGACGAGCTCACCGGTCATCGATCCAATCTGCATATCATCTCAATCGTGGGTATGGGCGGCATGGGTAAGACTACTCTTGCCAAACATATTTATGCTAATCAACTCATCGTTGAACACTTTCATATTCGTGCTTGGGCTACCATTTCTCAACAATACGATGCTAAACAAATTCTTCAACAACTAGTTTCTAGCCTAGGAAAATCCTCCGATAAAAATGTAGATGGATTAGGAGAacaattacataaaactttatCTGGTAGGAGATATTTGATCATATTAGACGACATATGGAGTGTTGAAGCTTGGGATGAAGTAAGGTGTTTCTTTCCCGATAATGGCAGTGGAAGCCGGATTCTTCTAACTACTAGGTTGTCAGATGTGGCTAACGGTTGTGGATCTTCTTGCTTTTCAAAGAATCTTCTAGATGGGAGTGAAAGTTGGGAATTGTTCTGTAAGAAGGCATTCCAAAATGAAGATTGTCCTAGTGAGCTTGAGGAAGTTGGGAGGGAGATTGTCAGATCATGCAAAGGACTAGCATTGTCCATTGTTGTGATTGGTGGGAGTCTTCTAAAGTCTCCTAGGACTGTAGGATATTGGAAGAGTGTTGCCAAAGATATAGAATCAAGTCCCAACtcaaaagagaaagaagaaagtTTAGATGTGTTGTTTTCAAGTTACAACCACTTGCCTTCTTATCTAAAGCCTTGCTTCCTTCATATTGGAGTTCTTAAGCATATAAATTATGAGAAGCTCAATATCTCGAGTATCATCCAACTTTGGGTTGCTGAGggaattttaaaatcaaatGGAGGCCGAGTTTTGGAAGACATTGCAGAGGATTACCTGAAGGAACTCATGAACAGAAATCTGATATTAGTTGAGAAGCGAAGTAGAAACAGGAAGATGAAAAGTTGTGATATGCATGATCTTTTGAGAGACCTATGCTTAAAAGTAGCAGAGCATCAAGGGTTTTTTCATGTGATCCCTCGAGGCAGTGTACGAGGCAAAGAACGACGCCTTGTGTATCACAATGATACCTCCAGACTTGCACGCTCTATCATGAACTGTAGATTGCTGAAGGTGGAGTCTCATAAACATAGATTGTTGAGAATTTTGGATGTATACAGTAACAGGTCAGTTGAAGAATTATTAGGGTGTGTTAACTTGCGCTACCTTGCATTTCTGAACTTTCATAGAGCGTTGGAGCTTCCTAGTTCATTATCCTTGGTATGGAATTTGCATGCTTTAATCTTCGACTGTAATGCTCGAGTTGTTGCACCAATTGAAATTTGGAAGATGCGACAGCTTAGGCATTTCAGGTGTTATGAAATTTATCTTCCTCAACCCGACGGACAAGATGAGATGTTTATCTTGGAAAATCTTCATACACTTGGGAATGCAGTGAATTTGAGGTTGAGTGAGGATGTGTGCAACATCATTCCCAACATCAAGATATTGCATCTTCGATATGATCGTTTGTTGCAAGGATGGGATGATAGTTTGATGGAGTGTTTGTGCAATCTTGATCGCTTGCGTAAACTTGAATCACTCAAACTGAGAGGGTGGTGGGGGCATTATAAGCTGAATGAGGTACTCACATTTCCCAATTCACTAAACAAGTTGTTCTTGAGTGGTTTCAACTTTGATTGGGAAGATCTGACAATGATTGGTTCGTTGCCCCTACTCCAAGTTCTCGAGGTACGAGGTAACTGGGTCATGGAGGGAATGAGGACGTGGAGTCCTATTGATGGCCAATTTCAACGCCTCAAGTTCTTGAAAATTTATGACTGTTTTCTGAGATGTTGGAATGCAGATAGTTGTCATTTCCCAATTCTGGAGAAGCTTCTTCTTGTTGATATATATGAGTTGGAAGAGATCCCATGGGGTATTGGTGAGATACCTACACTCAAACTTATTCATCTGCATCTCTGTCGTAACTCTGCCACGATTTCAGCTTTGAAAATAAAAGAGGAGCAGCTCCAGTATCAGGAAAATGATGACGACCTTCAAATCCAAATTCATGTCTCACCATTTGGACTGGAGAGGTTCATGGCAATGGTGGAAACAGAGGGCTTGACACTCAATAATGTTCAATTTAATCAATTTGGTTga
- the LOC130994419 gene encoding putative late blight resistance protein homolog R1B-8, with protein sequence MAAYAALVSLLNTIQQMMTHPTLSTSFHNIQIQSLQEKAALLLDFIETYNYVGGVSQEVQDLESLIASAAHTAEDMIESHIVNQLLPLSAHDREAAFSVSLYLQNKMAIEKKITQVAGDGWWINFMQIIKNQLERKKWQLKRKMHQANVSCLDYLPQIIEDMNAIIKKANKLKEKQRLREDQPPTHSTPPLSLTQTREESAMVGFGDELIQLLDELTGHRSNLHIISIVGMGGMGKTTLAKNIYANQLIIEHFDIRAWATVSQQYNAQQILQQLVLGQGKSSHKSVDELGGQLYKTLSGRRYLIILDDIWSVEAWDEVRCFFPDNGSGSRILLTTRLSDVANGCGSSCFPKNLLNGSESWELLCKKAFLNEDCPSELVEVGREIVINYEKLQISSIIQLWVAEGFLKSNGGRVLEEIAEDYLKELINRNMILVEKRSKNGKMKSCDIHDLLRDLCLKVAEQQGLFHVINGGPIKGTERRLVYDNAHWWREKAKPSLARSIVGYVFDKKDLYKHRLLRILDAERYIAVRQDVFKLPSSISLVWNLHALIIKSSLSSLNPSRVVAPIEIWKMRRLRHIQCPEIYLPQPDGQDELENLQTLGNAVNLRLSEDLCNISPNIKILHLVYDRKLQGWDDSLMECLCNLDRLHKLESLKLEAGFRWRRMYSKLNEIVSFPRWLNKLRLSNFIFEWDDLTMIGSLPTLEVLEVENNWNCSTWSPVDGQFQRLKFLKIEGSNLRCWNADSCHFPILENLLLVDLYELEEIPWGIGEIPTLKLIHLHLCSNSAAISAIKIKDEQLQYQENDDDLQIQIRVSSAKLESFMAVVETKGLTLDHVQFYQTY encoded by the coding sequence ATGGCAGCTTATGCAGCTCTGGTTTCTCTCTTGAACACCATTCAGCAGATGATGACCCATCCTaccctttccacttctttccaCAACATTCAGATCCAATCTCTTCAGGAGAAGGCTGCTTTGTTGCTTGATTTCATTGAGACCTATAACTATGTTGGTGGAGTTAGCCAAGAAGTACAAGATCTAGAAAGCCTAATCGCATCTGCTGCTCATACAGCTGAGGATATGATTGAATCACACATCGTCAATCAACTCCTTCCTCTTTCAGCTCATGATCGCGAAGCAGCTTTCAGTGTGTCACTCTATCTACAGAATAAAATGGcaattgaaaagaaaattacaCAGGTAGCTGGAGATGGATGGTGGATCAATTTCATGCAGATCATTAAGAATCAATTGGAGAGAAAAAAGTggcaattgaagagaaaaatgCACCAAGCAAACGTCAGCTGCTTGGACTATCTGCCGCAGATAATTGAAGACATGAATGCTATCATCAAAAAGGCGAATAAGTTGAAGGAGAAACAGAGATTGAGAGAGGACCAACCACCCACACATTCAACACCTCCTCTTAGTCTTACTCAGACCAGAGAAGAAAGTGCTATGGTGGGATTTGGTGATGAGTTGATTCAGCTTCTTGACGAGCTCACCGGTCATCGATCCAATCTGCACATCATCTCAATCGTCGGTATGGGCGGCATGGGTAAGACTACTCTTGCCAAAAATATTTATGCTAAtcaactcatcatcgaacactTTGATATTCGTGCTTGGGCTACTGTATCACAACAATACAATGCTCAACAAATTCTACAACAACTTGTTTTGGGCCAAGGAAAATCCTCCCATAAAAGTGTAGATGAATTAGGAGGACAATTGTATAAAACTTTATCTGGTAGGAGATATTTGATCATATTAGACGACATATGGAGTGTCGAAGCTTGGGATGAAGTGAGGTGTTTCTTTCCCGATAATGGAAGTGGAAGCCGGATTCTTCTAACTACTAGGTTGTCAGATGTGGCTAACGGTTGTGGATCTTCTTGCTTTCCAAAGAATCTTCTAAATGGGAGTGAAAGTTGGGAATTGTTATGTAAGAAGGCATTCCTAAATGAAGATTGTCCTAGTGAGCTTGTGGAAGTTGGGAGGGAGATTGTTATTAATTATGAGAAGCTCCAAATCTCGAGCATCATCCAACTTTGGGTTGCTGAGGGATTTTTGAAATCAAATGGAGGGCGGGTTTTGGAAGAGATTGCAGAGGATTACTTGAAGGAACTTATTAATAGAAATATGATATTAGTTGAGAAGCGAAGTAAAAATGGGAAGATGAAAAGTTGTGATATTCATGATCTTTTAAGAGATTTATGCTTAAAAGTAGCTGAGCAACAAGGGCTTTTTCATGTAATCAATGGAGGCCCTATAAAAGGCACAGAACGCCGCCTCGTATATGATAATGCTCATTGGTGGAGGGAAAAGGCTAAACCCTCACTTGCACGCTCTATCGTGGGATATGTGTTTGACAAGAAGGACTTATATAAACATAGATTGCTGAGAATTTTGGATGCAGAACGTTACATAGCAGTGCGCCAGGACGTGTTTAAGCTTCCTAGTTCAATATCCTTGGTATGGAATCTGCATGCTTTGATCATTAAGAGTTCTTTATCGAGTCTGAATCCTTCTAGAGTTGTTGCACCAATTGAAATTTGGAAGATGCGACGACTTAGGCATATCCAGTGTCCTGAAATTTATCTTCCTCAACCGGACGGACAAGATGAGTTGGAAAATCTTCAGACGCTTGGGAATGCAGTGAATTTGAGGTTGAGTGAGGATTTGTGCAACATCAGTCCCAACATCAAGATACTGCATCTAGTTTATGATCGTAAGTTGCAAGGATGGGATGATAGTTTGATGGAGTGTTTGTGTAATCTTGATCGCTTGCATAAACTTGAATCACTCAAATTGGAAGCCGGATTTAGGTGGAGGCGGATGTATTCTAAGCTGAATGAGATAGTCTCATTTCCGAGATGGCTAAACAAGTTGAGGTTGAgtaatttcatatttgaatgGGATGATCTGACCATGATTGGTTCGCTGCCCACACTGGAAGTTCTCGAGGTAGAGAATAACTGGAATTGCAGCACGTGGAGTCCTGTTGATGGGCAATTTCAACGCCTCAAGTTCTTGAAAATTGAAGGCAGTAATCTGAGATGTTGGAATGCAGATAGTTGTCATTTCCCAATTCTGGAGAACCTTCTTCTTGTTGATCTATATGAGTTGGAAGAGATCCCATGGGGTATTGGTGAGATACCAACACTCAAACTTATTCATCTGCATCTCTGTAGTAACTCTGCCGCGATTTCAGCTATCAAAATAAAAGATGAGCAGCTCCAGTATCAGGAAAATGATGATGACCTTCAAATCCAAATTCGTGTCTCATCAGCTAAACTGGAGAGCTTCATGGCAGTGGTGGAAACAAAGGGCTTGACACTCGATCATGTTCAATTTTATCAGACTTACTAA